Below is a window of Candidatus Eisenbacteria bacterium DNA.
CCCGGGCATCGGCGACTCGAGGCGGTCTTCGTTCGCCCGCGAGCGCGAGGCGCGCGCGACGTCCGCGCGCTCGAGCACGAAATCGGAGCGGCCCACTCGGACGAAGCGGCGCCGATCGCCGCGCGTCACCTCGATGACCCATGCGCCCTGCTCGTTCGTCAGTCGGAGCCGTCCCTCCTCGAGGACCTCGACGCCGACGTCGAAGGTGCTCTGATCCACGGTCACGCGGTACCGTCCGTCGCCGAGCGGAACGAGCTCCACCTGGCGCACGCGCGGTCCGTCGAGCCAGGCGGATTTCATGTCAATCGAGGCCCGGAAGTCGCCATGGCCCCACGGCGCGAAACGGCGCTTCGCCGGCGGTCTCGTGGCCGGCGGGAGCATGGCGCCGGTGAGCGCCATCTCCGTCGGTGAGCGCGGCCGCGACGAGCGCGAGCTCGGGCGCCGGCGCGCCGGCCATCGCCGAGAAGACCGCCATGAACTCGCGCTCGATCCACTCGGTGTCGGCGCGCGCCTGCTCCACCTCGGGAGCGCGCACCAGGGCGCGAAGGAACGGCAGGTTGGTGGTGACGCCGTGCACGAGCGCATCGTCGAGCGCGCGCGCGAGCCGCGCGAGGGCCAGCGAGCGATCGGGCGCGACCGCGATCACTTTGGCGAGGATCGGGTCGTAGTGAACCGGCACGGCATCGCCCGACTCGATCCCCGCGTCGACTCGAATGAACGGACCGCGTGGCCAGCGCACCCGAGTGGCGACGCCCGCCTGGGGCAGGAAGCCCGCGGCCGCATCCTCGGCGTAGACGCGCGCCTCGATCGCGTGCCCGTGGCGGACGATCTCCGAACCGCCGAACGGAAGCTCGTTCTGCGCCGCGATCTCGAGCTGGAGCCTCACCAGGTCGATCCCGGTGGTCAGCTCGGTCACGGGGTGCTCGACCTGGAGCCGGGTGTTCATCTCGAGAAACCAGAATTCCTCTCCCGCGACCAGGAACTCGACGGTGCCCACGCCGCGGTAACGGACCTCGCGCGCCACGTCCATCGCCGCGTTCAGCATCCGGGTGCGCAGCCGTTCGCCGAGCGCCGGCGACGGAGATTCCTCGACGACCTTCTGGTGGCGCCGCTGCAGCGAGCACTCTCTCTCGAACAGGTGGATGACCGCGCCCGCGCCGTCGCCGGCGACCTGCACCTCGACATGGCGCGCGCGCTCGAGCCTCTTCTCGACGTAGACGGCGCCGTCCCCGAATCCGGACAGCGCGACGCGCCGGGTGCTCTCGAAGGCATCGCGCAGCTCGGCCTCGCTCGCCACCACCCGCATTCCCTTGCCCCCGCCGCCGAGGGCGGCCTTGAGCAGCAGCGGATAACCGATCTTCCTGCCCGCCGCGGCCAGCGCTCCCGGATCTTCCCCCTCGGCGCCCGGCACCACGGGGACTCCCAGGCGCCGCGCGATCGCCCGCGCCGCGCGCTTGTCGCCCATGGTCCGGATCTGCTCGGCCGTCGGACCAAGGAACACCATCCCGGCCGCTTCGACGGCGGCCGCGAAGTCCGCGTTCTCGGCCAGGAACCCGTAGCCGGGGTGGATCGCCTGCGCATCACTCGCTCTTGCGGCGGCGAGAATGGCTTCGGTGTTCAGGTAGGACGCGCGCGGCTCGGCGGGACCGAGGAGCTGGACCTCGTCCGCCGTACGGACGTGGAGGGCGTCCACGTCGGCCTCGGAGCACACGGCGACCGCACGGAGCCCCATCTCGCGCAGCGTGCCCGCGATGCGGCATGCGATCTCGCCGCGGTTCGCGATCAGGACCTTGCGGAACATGAAACCGATCCTACAGGAGCGCTCGACGAGGGCGCGAACCCGGCCCCGCGGAGCGGCCTAGACCTGCCAGCGAGGCTTGCGCTTCTCGAAGAACGCGGCCAGGCCGTCCTTCGCCTCGTCGCCCGAGCGGACCTCCGCCAGCGTCCGCGGCAGCGCCGCCCGGTACTCCTCCCACGGTGAGTCGGCCCACAGCTCGAGCAGGGTCTTCACGCGCCGCTGCGCCATGGGGGCTCCGGAGAGCAGCTGATGGACGCGCTCCTCGACCTTGGCGTCGAGCCCCGCGTCCGGGACGACGTGACTGACGAGCCCGATACGCTCGGCCGTCGCCGCGTCGAAGCGCTCGCCGGTGAGCATGTATTCACGAGCGTGGCGATCGCCGAGCCGCCGGATCACGTAGGGGCTGATGACCGCGGGCAGGATGCCGAGACGCACTTCGGTGATCCCGAATCGCGCGTCATCGGCCGCCACGGCGATGTCGCAGGCGCAGACCAGCCCGACGCCGCCGCCGTAGACGTTGCCCTGGATGCGTCCGACCACCGGCTTGGGAAAGTCGCCGAGCGCGGCGAACATGCGCGCGAGCTTCTCGGCTTCCGCCATGTTCTCTTCGAAGGTCAGGTGGGCGGATGCCTTCATCGCCCCGATGTCGGCGCCGGCGCAAAAGGAAGGGCCCCGCCCGCCCAGCACCACCACGCGCACCGAATCGTCGTGCGCCAGCTCGTGCATGACGCCGGCCAGCTCGGCCCCGAGCTCGGGAGAAAGGGCGTTGTGCTGATCCGGGCGGTTGAGCCAGACGCGGGCCACACCGCCGTCGCGAATCGACTCGATGAGCGGCACGATCATTCCCTCAAGTCATCGTTCGGAATCGAGCGCCTGCAGCATCGCGCGGGCGCGGCGCTGGGTGTCGCCGACGGTGAGTGGTGCTCCGAGCACGCGATTCAACTGCCGACGCGCCTCGTCGCGGTCGCCAGTCTGCGCCAGAAGTCGCGCGTACTCAAGACGGATGTCCGGCAGCGAGCGTCGCTCCGGATCGCGCAGCTCGAGCAGCCGCGCCACCGCATCGCGCGCCGCGATCCAGTCGCCTCGCGCTTCGGCGCAGGTGGCGACCAGCCCGGTCGCCTGCACGTGCGCGGGATCCATCTTCAGGATCGACCTCGCCAGCGCCTCGGCCGGATCGCAACGGGAGAGCTCGTGGAGCTCCAGAGCCAGCGCGTAGGCGAAAGGCTGGATCTGTTGCTCGTAGATCACGCCGAGCGCCAGCACCCACGAAGGCGGTGGATCGAGCTCGGCGCGCGGCACGCCCATCGGGCTCATCGCGGAGGCGAGCTCGGCGCGCGCCCCCGGCGGGATGTCCCTCGTCCACCACAGAGGATCCAGAGGCGTCGTGACGGTGGAACGGAACCGCGCGCCGAGCCGGTAGATGCGGATCTCCGGTCCGGTCACGGTGCCTCCCGAGCGCAACACGATCACGCTGTCGGCGGCGCTCTCGAGCAATCGATAGAAGCGGTGCTGAACCGCATAGCGCGTGGAATCCGATTCGTACCGCCCGCGCACCGCGTCGCTGGTGAGCACCCAGTCCACGCCGATGAAGAGCGCGGGCTCATAGAAAACGCGGTTCAGGTCCGCGCTGCTCGGGAAGAGCTCGATCTCACGGCGCCCCCGCTGCGAATCCGGAGCGACCACGACCGCGCGGCCCGCCACGAGCAGAGGCAGCCGCACCGAGCGAGCCACCGGCAGCCCTTCGAAGCGTCGCCGCCATGAGGAATCGCTGGCCGCATAGGCCGGCGTCGCCACGATGCGAAGGAGCTCCCTGCGTTCGCGCACCGCGGCGCCGTGAGCCTCCTGCACCAGCAGCTGATCGGCGCCGACCATGCGTTCCACGAACCGCCGTGCCTGTCCCTGGGTGGTGTCGCCTCCAACCGAAGCGGCGGTGAAGGCCGACGCGCATGCCGGCGCGGCCACCGCGAGCATCAGCAGCAGGCGCACGATTCCGCGAGCGCGGGCGTCGAGCCGCGGGAGAAGGTCGGGAAGCTCGAGGACGGTCGCCGCGAGGAGCAGCGCGATCGCCGGCACGACGGGCGCGAGATAGCGCTCGAACTCGACACGACCGAGCAGGATCGGCAGGAGGAATGCGACCAGATAGAGCCAGACGATCGAGATCCCGCGCGTCCCCTGGGTTCGGCGCCGGAGCCACAGCAGCGAGGCCGCCAGCGCGAGCGGCGCGATCCAGCCGAAGTCCCGCGCGAGCAGACGCACGTAATAGAGGGCACCGGGCTTGCCGAAGCTGCCGAGCTGGCCCTCGCCGACCAGGTTCGCGATCCGCAGCCAGTCGAAGCGCGCCTGGGCGAAGTTCGAGATCAGAAAAGGCGAAGTGGCCGCGAAGACCAACCCCGCGAGGACGACCGCGTAGAGCGTCCGGATCCCGCGCCGCGGCTCGGCGCGGGCGAAGATCGTCCACAGGAGCGGCAGCGCGAGGAGCGCGGCCGGATACTTGGTGCCCGCCGCCAGCCCGGTGAGCATGGCCGCCAGAACCCACGCGCTCCACCGCCCGCTCGAGCGATAGACGACCATGCGCTCGAGCGCCCACGCCGCGAAGGCCGTCATCAGGCCGTCGGTGACGATGGCGTGCGACTGTCGGATCAGGATCGCCGACAAGGCGACGAGCAGCGCGGCGAGCAGGCCCGCGCCCCGCCTCAACCGCTCTCCGATGCGGGCCACGGCCACCACGGTCGCCAGATCCGCCGCCACGCCGAGCGCACGTCCGGCCAGCGCCATCGGCGTGGGATCGATCTGATACGCGACGAAGAAGTCCGCGGACTTCCGATACTCCCCGGCGATCTGACCCGCGAGAAAGAGCGCTTGTTGCACCACGAGGTGGAGATAGAAGGAGAGCGACGGGTAATGGAATGCGCGTGGATTCCAGTCCGGACGCGCGCTTCCAAAGCCCGCCATCTCGAAGGCGCGCCGAAATGGGAAGGCTTCCTCGAAGAAGTCGGGCAGCCCTTCCGCCACGTGCCAGAGCCGCAGCCCCAGAGCGAGCAGCAGGATGCCCCAGAGCGCCGCGGACATCGATGGAGCGGGCGCGCGCGCGGTCGAGGATGGATCGGGTCGCGGACGCTCCGCGTGCTGGGCCCGGCCGCGGCGACCGCCCCGTGACACGGCTAGATGAAACGCCGGCCGCGAGCGCGGAACTCGGCGATCGCCGCCGGATCGGGATACGAAAAGTAGCTGGCCTTGGAAAGATCCATCGGCTGCCGGGGCGCCACGCCGCGCTCGATGAGATCGATGGCTCGCAGCAGCAAGTGTCTCCCCAGCTCCACCTTCGATCGCAGCACCAGGGAATGCACCGTGTCGGCCGGCTCGATCGCGAGATGCTCCTGCAGGAGCACATCTCCGTGATCCAGCTTCTCGTCCATCCAGTGCACGGTCACGCCAGTCTGTTGCTCGCCTTTCGCCAGCACCCAGAACGACGGCAGCATGCCCTGATAGCGGGGCAGCAGAGCGCCGTGCAGATTGATGCATCCACGCGAGGGCAGCGCGAGCAGCCGGGCGCCAATCTTCTGCGGGCAGGCGATCGACACGATGAGATCCACCCCCAGCGACTCGAGCCGCTGGGAGAACTCGGGATCGTTGACCTTGGGGACCACTTCCGAAGGCACTCCCGCTCGTCGCGCCGCCCCGGTCACGGAATAGCTTCGCGCGCCGGTCGTGAAGCGCCCCCACAAGTCCATGAACCGATGGAACGCGAGATTGCCGAGCTGAAGCGCGAAGTCCCGCGGGCCCATCATGCTCAGATACTTGAGCGCATGTCCGCGCCGCAGCTCGCCGGGAACGATCCCGACCCCGACGATGTCGCGGCGTCGCTCGAACATCAGGTCGAGGATGCGCGGAATGTAGAAGGCGTCTTCCTGGGTGAGGACGAAGATTTTCACGAAGAGGGAGGCTTCTCGAGAACGTCCGCGAAGGCGCCCGCCATGGTCGTGAACGCGAAGTCGGCGAGCAGTCGGCGCGTCTTGGATGCGGTGGAGCCGAGGTTGAAGTAGTGCGTCATCTCGGGGACCTTGCGTGGCATCTTCACGTGCGGCTGATCGGGATCGTATTCCCAGGGATGCACGTAGAAGATGAGGCCCTTGCCCTCGCGCTGGCGCAGGTGCCGCGCGAGGCCTCGGGTCACGGCGTAGGGATAGAGGCGGAAGTAACCGCCTCCGCCGAGCGGCAGGTTGATCCCGGACCGCGCGTCGCGCCCAGGGAAGCGCACGGTGCTGAGCGGAATCTCGTAGAGCCAGGCTCCGGAAGGCGTGCGGATCCAACCCGGGTAGCGGTCGGCTCCTGGGATCCCGTAGCGATAGTTGAGCGTCGGGAAGATGCTGGAGTCGTAACGGATGCCTTCCTCGGCCAGGATGTCGAGCGCCCACAATGAATCCGCGGTGATCGAGAAGTAAGGAGCGCGGTGCCCGATGATCTTCTGCCCGGATTGCTGCTCGAGAACATCGATCGATCGCCTGAGCTCGCGGCGGAAGTTGTCGGGCGTCATTTGGTAGACGAACCGGTGCGAATACCCGTGGGTGGCGATCTCGTGCCCTCGGGAGACCAGGCGCGGAACCAGGCCGGGGGTCTGCTCCGCCTGCCAGCCCAGCGTGAAGAACGTGGCTCGGACGCCAGCCTGCTCGAGAAGATCGAGCAACACGTCCAGACCGGTATCGATGCGCGGCCGGAAGGGACCCCAGTCATCCATGTCGAATTCGAGGCCCTGATACCAGTCCTCGACGTCGACGCTGAATACGTTGGGGATGCCGTTGTGGTGCACGCCAACTCCATGGCCTCTTCCGGCGAAACCGGAAGCATGGGCTGAACGAGGATGTCGGGGAAACGAGATCAGACTTCCCGGAGCACCCGCACCGGGAAGTCCGACCGAGCAGTCTCGACGATGATGGGCCGGGAGGACAAGCGGGAAGGCCGCCCCTCGCCGGTTCCGCGGCGAGGCTATGCGCCCCAGCGCGCCTCGAATCCTCTGACGTCCACGTGAACGAAGGCCCCGTGGGCCGACGTCGGCTGGTAGGTGCCGAGCCCGCCGATCAGGTCGTCGGAATCGTTCTGGACGCTCTCGACCAGCCGCCCGAGCCAGCGGGCGTCCGCCAGCGTGTGACGGCCGTCGCGATTGAGGTCGTCCATCCGTCCATCGCCGTCGGCGTCGACGAAGATGTCGGCGGCATCCCCGTAATGATGGCGGCTGAAACTGGTTTCGTTGCCGATGGCCGCGTTGTACGACGGCGTCCGATACGCGCTGAGCAGCGTGAACGTGTGAGCCTCGTGCCCCTGGCTGTTCACCCGCGCCAGCACCTCTTCGAGCTTCTGCAGCAGCGGCTGCCGCAGGACCAGGTACTCGGGAGGCCCGCCGGCCTGCTTGCACAGGAACTGTCCGAGCTGGAAGTGCGGAGAGACGGCGACGTCCTTCATGTCCGGCGTCACCCGGACGAATCCTCGGGGCCGCACGTAGAATTCCGACCGCGGGCTGGGATAACGCCCGATGCGGTAGTCGCCGATCGAACCGCGGCGCGCCGCGGAGAAGGGCACCATGACGAAGACGTTGAGCGTCATGGACTGATCGGTTCCGCGCTCACGGATCTCGATGGGATAGAGCCCCGGCTTGGTCGGCGCCGTCCACTTCCACGCCCCGCGCCCGACCGACGCCGCCAGCCCTTCGGCCGTCGCCAGGTCGTACTCTCGAGCCGAATTCGTCACCGTGACCGGAACGGCTTCGTTCGGCAGCACGAACATCGCCATCACCCGGTAGTCGTTCTCCACGTCTCCGAAGCGGACCGCGAAGGTGCGCTGCGGTGAGTAGGCTTCGACGGTGATCGAATCGACGACCGGAACCGAGGGGACTGCGAGGGCTCCCGGATCCTGCCCGGGGGCGAAGTTGGCATAGGGCAGCAAGAGGCCGACAAGGAATTCCCAGAGCATGCGTTCTCCCAGCACGAGGCGAGCGATCCTCGCTGATCAGACGGTCTTGGGTACAGCGTGGGTTTGGGATGCGGAGTGGTTGGTTCGTGGGGTTTTCAGGACTCGACGACTGTCGGGGTGATCGCCGCCCGCACCGGGGTTTTGATGTCGGGTCGCTTGCTGCGGATCACATTGTCGAGAAGATGATCAAAATCATAAACATCTTCACGGAATTGCAAGCCTTGGCTCTCGTCCGTGAAAGCCGTCCAATAGAAGATGTGTACGGGAATGGGGCGGGGCACCTTGACGCTCGTGTTGTCGGCGGTCCCGAACTCCTGGACGACCCGGGCATCGTCCCAGCCCTCATCCTTCATGAGGTAGGCAGCCAGATCGATCGGCTTCTCGACCCGGATGCAGCCGTGGCTGAAACCTCGCTCCCGGGCCGCGAACAGCTGGTTGGCCGGAGTGTCATGGAGGTAGACGTTGAATTGGTTCGGACACATGAACTTCACGTGACCGACTGGGTTCTCGGGTCCGGGGTCCTGCCGGAAGTTGTAGTGGAAGTCCTCGGGTGACATCGACGCCCAGTCGATCTGCTGGGGATCCACCTCGACCGCACGATCGGATTCGTTCTCGAAGACCCGGATGTTGTTCCGCTGGAGGTACTCCGGGTCCTGCTGGACTTCGGCAAGGATCTCCTGCGAGGCGATCGACGAGGGAACGTTCCAGACCGGGTTGAACACCATGTAGGAGATCTCGTCGGTGAACATCGGCGTCCTCGAGTAATCCTTGCCGACCACCACGCGCATGCCGAGCACCGTGCGGTCGTTCTCGACCACCTGGAGCGAGTAGTTGGGGATGTTGACCATCAGGTAGCGATCACCGATCAACGAGTCGGGAAGCCAGCGCCAGCGCTCCATGTTCAGCTCGATCTGACGAATGCGGTGCGTCACCGGCAGGTTGAGGGCACGCAGGTCTTCGGGTCCGGCCACGCCGTCTGACTCCAGTCCATGGCGCGCTTCGAAGCGCTCGAGCGCCGCTTCGGTCGCGGCATCGAATTGCCCAGCGCGATAGCGGCCGCCCAGATCCCCGGTCACCTTGAGCCGCCGCTGCAACGAGTCGACGCGCGCGCCGGAGCCGCCTCGGCGAAGCGTGGCGCCCGATGGGATTCTGGGCCAGCCTCCTTCGGCTTCGATGCGGCGGTAGTCGGCGAGCGCCTTGCGCAGCTCCTCATACTGCGGAAATCCCGGCGTCAGCGACTCGAGCGACGACTCGACCTGGTGGCGCGAGATCGCATGTTCGAGCACTTCCACCATGTCGCGCCTGCGCGGCTTGATGTGCCAGTCGGCCGGAAGCTGCACCGGGTTCACCTGCCCGCTGTAGAGATGCGATGCGTGCTTGAGGAAGTTGCGGGTCAGCTCGATGTCGAGCGCCGCGGCCTGCGCGATGCGCGCTTCGGTGGCAAGCCCCGGCGCTCCGCTCTTCCCGATGGCCTTCTGGAGCCGTTCGACGTCGTACTGCGCGGGGTTCAGTCCTTCGGCTCGAGCATTCGTGAGGGCTTCGAGCAACGC
It encodes the following:
- a CDS encoding biotin/lipoyl-containing protein, which encodes MKSAWLDGPRVRQVELVPLGDGRYRVTVDQSTFDVGVEVLEEGRLRLTNEQGAWVIEVTRGDRRRFVRVGRSDFVLERADVARASRSRANEDRLESPMPGVVTKVLVAEGEDVRKGQALLAVEAMKMEHLIRAPRDGRVSQVRARAGEMVNGGVPLVELAAVES
- a CDS encoding biotin carboxylase N-terminal domain-containing protein, with translation MFRKVLIANRGEIACRIAGTLREMGLRAVAVCSEADVDALHVRTADEVQLLGPAEPRASYLNTEAILAAARASDAQAIHPGYGFLAENADFAAAVEAAGMVFLGPTAEQIRTMGDKRAARAIARRLGVPVVPGAEGEDPGALAAAGRKIGYPLLLKAALGGGGKGMRVVASEAELRDAFESTRRVALSGFGDGAVYVEKRLERARHVEVQVAGDGAGAVIHLFERECSLQRRHQKVVEESPSPALGERLRTRMLNAAMDVAREVRYRGVGTVEFLVAGEEFWFLEMNTRLQVEHPVTELTTGIDLVRLQLEIAAQNELPFGGSEIVRHGHAIEARVYAEDAAAGFLPQAGVATRVRWPRGPFIRVDAGIESGDAVPVHYDPILAKVIAVAPDRSLALARLARALDDALVHGVTTNLPFLRALVRAPEVEQARADTEWIEREFMAVFSAMAGAPAPELALVAAALTDGDGAHRRHAPAGHETAGEAPFRAVGPWRLPGLD
- a CDS encoding enoyl-CoA hydratase-related protein codes for the protein MIVPLIESIRDGGVARVWLNRPDQHNALSPELGAELAGVMHELAHDDSVRVVVLGGRGPSFCAGADIGAMKASAHLTFEENMAEAEKLARMFAALGDFPKPVVGRIQGNVYGGGVGLVCACDIAVAADDARFGITEVRLGILPAVISPYVIRRLGDRHAREYMLTGERFDAATAERIGLVSHVVPDAGLDAKVEERVHQLLSGAPMAQRRVKTLLELWADSPWEEYRAALPRTLAEVRSGDEAKDGLAAFFEKRKPRWQV
- a CDS encoding glycosyltransferase family 39 protein, with protein sequence MSAALWGILLLALGLRLWHVAEGLPDFFEEAFPFRRAFEMAGFGSARPDWNPRAFHYPSLSFYLHLVVQQALFLAGQIAGEYRKSADFFVAYQIDPTPMALAGRALGVAADLATVVAVARIGERLRRGAGLLAALLVALSAILIRQSHAIVTDGLMTAFAAWALERMVVYRSSGRWSAWVLAAMLTGLAAGTKYPAALLALPLLWTIFARAEPRRGIRTLYAVVLAGLVFAATSPFLISNFAQARFDWLRIANLVGEGQLGSFGKPGALYYVRLLARDFGWIAPLALAASLLWLRRRTQGTRGISIVWLYLVAFLLPILLGRVEFERYLAPVVPAIALLLAATVLELPDLLPRLDARARGIVRLLLMLAVAAPACASAFTAASVGGDTTQGQARRFVERMVGADQLLVQEAHGAAVRERRELLRIVATPAYAASDSSWRRRFEGLPVARSVRLPLLVAGRAVVVAPDSQRGRREIELFPSSADLNRVFYEPALFIGVDWVLTSDAVRGRYESDSTRYAVQHRFYRLLESAADSVIVLRSGGTVTGPEIRIYRLGARFRSTVTTPLDPLWWTRDIPPGARAELASAMSPMGVPRAELDPPPSWVLALGVIYEQQIQPFAYALALELHELSRCDPAEALARSILKMDPAHVQATGLVATCAEARGDWIAARDAVARLLELRDPERRSLPDIRLEYARLLAQTGDRDEARRQLNRVLGAPLTVGDTQRRARAMLQALDSER
- a CDS encoding formyltransferase family protein — its product is MKIFVLTQEDAFYIPRILDLMFERRRDIVGVGIVPGELRRGHALKYLSMMGPRDFALQLGNLAFHRFMDLWGRFTTGARSYSVTGAARRAGVPSEVVPKVNDPEFSQRLESLGVDLIVSIACPQKIGARLLALPSRGCINLHGALLPRYQGMLPSFWVLAKGEQQTGVTVHWMDEKLDHGDVLLQEHLAIEPADTVHSLVLRSKVELGRHLLLRAIDLIERGVAPRQPMDLSKASYFSYPDPAAIAEFRARGRRFI
- a CDS encoding XrtA system polysaccharide deacetylase, whose translation is MHHNGIPNVFSVDVEDWYQGLEFDMDDWGPFRPRIDTGLDVLLDLLEQAGVRATFFTLGWQAEQTPGLVPRLVSRGHEIATHGYSHRFVYQMTPDNFRRELRRSIDVLEQQSGQKIIGHRAPYFSITADSLWALDILAEEGIRYDSSIFPTLNYRYGIPGADRYPGWIRTPSGAWLYEIPLSTVRFPGRDARSGINLPLGGGGYFRLYPYAVTRGLARHLRQREGKGLIFYVHPWEYDPDQPHVKMPRKVPEMTHYFNLGSTASKTRRLLADFAFTTMAGAFADVLEKPPSS
- a CDS encoding L,D-transpeptidase family protein; the protein is MSRLAFIQHPIAGERMTRPSLISHGLLWIVLALTALSCRSSESDGEIARVIRQRVGPAGWFQKRATVDDDDIQPLVRRFYKNREYLPAWTHIDGPTRDAGALLEALTNARAEGLNPAQYDVERLQKAIGKSGAPGLATEARIAQAAALDIELTRNFLKHASHLYSGQVNPVQLPADWHIKPRRRDMVEVLEHAISRHQVESSLESLTPGFPQYEELRKALADYRRIEAEGGWPRIPSGATLRRGGSGARVDSLQRRLKVTGDLGGRYRAGQFDAATEAALERFEARHGLESDGVAGPEDLRALNLPVTHRIRQIELNMERWRWLPDSLIGDRYLMVNIPNYSLQVVENDRTVLGMRVVVGKDYSRTPMFTDEISYMVFNPVWNVPSSIASQEILAEVQQDPEYLQRNNIRVFENESDRAVEVDPQQIDWASMSPEDFHYNFRQDPGPENPVGHVKFMCPNQFNVYLHDTPANQLFAARERGFSHGCIRVEKPIDLAAYLMKDEGWDDARVVQEFGTADNTSVKVPRPIPVHIFYWTAFTDESQGLQFREDVYDFDHLLDNVIRSKRPDIKTPVRAAITPTVVES